In Sandaracinus amylolyticus, the following proteins share a genomic window:
- a CDS encoding NAD(P)/FAD-dependent oxidoreductase produces the protein MNSAARTDHYDVTILGAGISSTIVASILARQGLRVVMLEKNSHPKFAIGESTIPTTSGLLSLLAVRYGVPELKHLTSAAALLDNVSNTCGIKKNFGFVYHRTDAPRHPDEFNQVGAGEGWETEAHLFRQDVDAYMLHTAIRYGVRVHQNIDVTSVDLRDDGVITHTKGGRSFSSKFVVDGTGWDSVIARQEKLRTGLSEIRTHSRSIFTHMLDVRPYEECVSIDTPSKLSQGTLHHLFDGGWMWVIPFNNHERSKNRLVSVGLQLDPRRWPRRPELAAEDEFREFLQRHPDVALQFRDAKAVREWTVTGNRVQYNSHRNVGKRYALLSHAMGFIDPLFSRGLQNTYAAIAMMIPAILDAFRDGDFSVERFESLNTLQETLIRGNDQLVHSSYVSFRDHRLWNAWYRFWVLGSMYGMLAVNYVRAQRQLTGDDAWLDKVNSFEANGWIAPNDREVVDLVDRGAAVMSEVEAGQIGVEAAVERIQSLLDSADFIPPFYPIRELHKRTHEVGPEAEQRVLRWLTQEIPQHLRDKYFHFDLSILEKLHAAELKEAGAKFDEIVSDGRTLGLRLHRLASQDAAITPAE, from the coding sequence ATGAATTCCGCAGCTCGTACCGACCACTACGACGTCACGATCCTCGGCGCTGGAATCAGCTCGACGATCGTCGCGAGCATCCTTGCGCGACAGGGCCTGCGCGTCGTGATGCTCGAGAAGAACTCGCATCCGAAGTTCGCGATCGGCGAGTCCACCATCCCGACCACGTCCGGGCTGCTCTCGCTGCTCGCAGTGCGCTACGGCGTGCCCGAGCTCAAGCACCTCACGTCCGCCGCCGCGCTGCTCGACAACGTCTCGAACACCTGCGGCATCAAGAAGAACTTCGGGTTCGTCTATCACCGCACCGACGCGCCGCGACACCCCGACGAGTTCAACCAGGTCGGCGCGGGCGAAGGATGGGAGACCGAGGCCCATCTCTTCCGACAGGACGTGGACGCGTACATGCTCCACACCGCGATTCGCTACGGGGTGCGCGTCCACCAGAACATCGACGTCACGAGCGTTGATCTGCGTGACGACGGAGTGATCACGCATACCAAGGGTGGTCGCTCGTTCTCCTCGAAGTTCGTGGTCGACGGCACCGGCTGGGACTCGGTGATCGCGCGACAGGAAAAACTGCGGACCGGCCTCTCCGAGATCCGCACTCACTCGCGCAGCATCTTCACTCACATGCTCGACGTGCGCCCGTACGAGGAGTGCGTGTCGATCGACACTCCGTCGAAGCTCAGCCAGGGGACTCTGCACCACCTCTTCGACGGAGGCTGGATGTGGGTCATCCCGTTCAACAACCACGAGCGCTCGAAAAACCGCCTCGTGAGCGTCGGCCTGCAGCTCGATCCGCGCCGCTGGCCGCGCCGCCCCGAGCTCGCCGCGGAGGACGAATTCCGCGAGTTCCTCCAGCGACATCCCGATGTCGCGTTGCAGTTCCGCGATGCCAAGGCGGTGCGCGAGTGGACCGTCACCGGAAATCGCGTCCAGTACAACTCGCATCGAAACGTCGGCAAGCGCTACGCGTTGCTGTCGCACGCGATGGGCTTCATCGATCCGCTCTTCTCGCGAGGCCTCCAGAACACGTATGCGGCGATCGCGATGATGATTCCCGCGATCCTCGATGCGTTCCGTGACGGCGACTTTTCGGTCGAGCGCTTCGAGTCCCTGAACACGCTCCAGGAGACGCTGATCCGGGGCAATGATCAGCTCGTGCACTCGTCCTACGTGTCGTTCCGCGATCACCGCCTCTGGAACGCCTGGTACCGCTTCTGGGTGCTCGGATCGATGTACGGAATGCTGGCCGTCAATTACGTGCGCGCGCAGCGCCAATTGACCGGCGACGATGCGTGGCTCGACAAGGTCAATTCGTTCGAGGCGAACGGGTGGATCGCGCCGAACGATCGTGAGGTGGTGGACCTCGTCGATCGCGGTGCCGCCGTGATGAGCGAGGTCGAAGCGGGGCAGATCGGCGTCGAGGCAGCGGTCGAGCGCATCCAGTCGCTCCTCGACTCGGCGGACTTCATTCCGCCGTTCTATCCGATCCGCGAGCTCCACAAGCGCACGCACGAAGTCGGTCCCGAGGCTGAGCAGCGTGTGCTCCGCTGGCTCACGCAGGAGATCCCGCAGCACCTCCGGGACAAGTACTTCCATTTCGATCTCTCGATTCTCGAGAAGCTTCACGCGGCGGAGCTGAAGGAAGCTGGCGCGAAGTTCGACGAGATCGTGAGCGACGGCCGCACCCTCGGCCTGCGACTGCACAGGCTCGCGTCGCAGGACGCGGCGATCACCCCGGCAGAGTGA